The Rhineura floridana isolate rRhiFlo1 chromosome 10, rRhiFlo1.hap2, whole genome shotgun sequence genome includes a region encoding these proteins:
- the ZBTB47 gene encoding zinc finger and BTB domain-containing protein 47, which translates to MLIVEKTTDYPAAEYSLVEDVALHFTCLMDRLNEQRLFQPDLCDVDIVLVQQKSVFPAHKGVLAAYSQFFHSLFTQNKQLQRVELSLEALTCQGLQQILNFIYTSKLLVNACNVQDVLNAAAVLQMSNIASSCQELITTRSLGLAMASNMALTPDNCGKSIPSQFYCSIKQEMDPPHPKIYAREGNDPYSVRVEDGAACEGNQNLPAIAGEKYYKEEKDSGPPICKVEGEESEVDLSSQGSYNRGEQIIVEVNLNNQTLNVSKGMEGKSSAANQAATVATVIGQPEREGCPAEEEREEENGQGEEEEDNGQVEEEEEEEEEEEHTEEEDLEESTEEEEEEEEDEDGEEVSEVKREKSGLPHKPSKASSKATKAAISTRSQETAKVAMAMEDEEEAEEEGEDQRGRKRKKELDGLGQKVKLEEKPHYSCKKCPRVFNNRWYLEKHMNVTHSRMQICDKCGKRFLLESELLLHHQTDCEKNIQCITCGKAFKKLWSLHEHNKIVHGYAEKKFSCEICEKKFYTMAHVRKHMVAHTKDMPFTCETCGKSFKRSMSLKVHSLQHSGEKPFKCENCNERFQYKYQLRSHMSIHIGHKQFMCQWCGKDFNMKQYFDEHMKTHTGEKPYICEICGKSFTSRPNMKRHRRTHTGEKPYPCDVCGQRFRFSNMLKAHKEKCFRVSNPVTSDPSGNGNSVSLSAHQTSNSSHLTTGIPLHSTPHSHALPLPLMHAHGQSIPPPPLLSPPPPLFPGSRVSLNN; encoded by the exons CTGATAGTAGAAAAGACAACTGACTACCCCGCCGCTGAGTACTCTCTGGTGGAGGATGTAGCCCTCCATTTCACGTGTTTGATGGACAGACTGAACGAGCAGCGCCTGTTTCAGCCAGACCTGTGCGACGTGGACATTGTCCTGGTGCAACAGAAGAGCGTCTTCCCAGCCCACAAGGGAGTCCTTGCTGCTTACAGCCAGTTCTTCCACTCCCTCTTCACCCAGAACAAGCAACTCCAGCGTGTGGAGCTTTCTCTGGAGGCCTTGACCTGCCAAGGTCTCCAGCAAATCCTCAACTTCATCTACACCTCTAAGCTTTTGGTCAATGCCTGCAATGTGCAGGACGTCTTGAACGCCGCCGCCGTCTTGCAAATGAGCAACATCGCATCTTCCTGCCAGGAGCTGATCACCACCAGGTCTCTCGGCTTAGCCATGGCGAGCAACATGGCGCTGACCCCAGACAACTGCGGCAAGAGTATCCCATCTCAGTTCTACTGCAGcatcaagcaagagatggatccGCCACACCCCAAGATCTACGCCCGGGAAGGCAACGATCCATATTCTGTCCGCGTGGAGGATGGTGCGGCATGTGAAGGCAACCAGAATCTCCCTGCCATCGCCGGTGAGAAATATTACAAGGAGGAGAAAGATAGCGGCCCGCCAATCTGCAAGGTGGAGGGTGAAGAGTCCGAGGTGGATCTGAGCAGCCAGGGCTCTTACAACCGGGGCGAGCAGATCATTGTGGAAGTCAACCTCAACAATCAAACCCTCAACGTCTCAAAGGGGAtggaggggaagtcttctgctgccAACCAAGCGGCTACCGTTGCCACAGTTATTGGGCAGCCTGAAAGGGAAGGGTGCCCtgcggaggaggagagagaggaggagaatgggcaaggtgaggaggaagaggacaatggccaggtggaggaggaggaggaagaagaagaagaggaagagcacACAGAAGAGGAAGACCTGGAAGAgagcactgaggaggaggaggaggaggaggaggatgaagatGGTGAAGAGGTGTCAGAGGTCAAAAGGGAGAAGTCTGGGCTACCCCATAAGCCCAGCAAGGCCTCCTCCAAGGCCACCAAGGCTGCCATCTCCACCAGGTCCCAGGAGACGGCCAAGGTTGCCATGGCAATGGAAGATGAGGAGGaagcagaggaggaaggggaggaccaaagaggcaggaagaggaagaaggagctGGATGGCCTTGGCCAGAAGGTGAAGCTTGAGGAGAAGCCGCACTACTCCTGCAAGAAGTGCCCCAGGGTGTTCAACAACCGCTGGTACCTGGAGAAGCACATGAACGTCACACACAGCCGCATGCAGATCTGCGACAAGTGTGGCAAGAGGTTCCTGCTGGAGAGTGAGCTGCTGCTGCACCACCAGACGGACTGTGAGAAGAACATCCAG TGCATAACTTGCGGGAAAGCCTTCAAGAAGCTCTGGTCACTCCACGAGCACAACAAAATAGTCCATGGCTACGCGGAGAAGAAGTTCTCCTGTGAGATCTGTGAGAAGAAGTTCTACACGATGGCGCACGTGCGGAAGCACATGGTTG CTCATACCAAGGACATGCCCTTTACCTGTGAAACATGTGGAAAGTCATTCAAACGAAGCATGTCTTTGAAAGTGCACTCGCTACAGCACTCGGGGGAGAAGCCTTTCAAATGTGAG AATTGCAACGAGCGGTTCCAGTACAAGTACCAGCTGCGTTCACACATGAGCATCCACATTGGTCACAAGCAGTTCATGTGCCAATGGTGCGGGAAGGACTTCAACATGAAGCAATACTTTGATGAGCACATGAAAACTCACACAG GTGAAAAGCCATACATCTGTGAGatctgtgggaagagcttcaccaGCCGACCCAACATGAAGCGTCACCGCcggacacacacaggggagaagccctaCCCTTGCGACGTGTGTGGGCAGCGCTTCCGGTTCTCCAACATGCTCAAGGCTCACAAGGAAAAATGTTTCCGGGTCAGCAACCCCGTGACCTCGGATCCCAGTGGCAACGGCAACTCTGTCAGCCTGTCCGCTCATCAGACCTCCAACTCGTCTCACCTGACCACAGGAATCCCACTCCACTCAACGCCACATTCCCATGCGCTCCCTTTGCCGCTCATGCATGCTCACGGCCAGagcattccccctcctcccctcttgtcGCCGCCTCCTCCACTCTTCCcaggcagcagagtgagtttgaaCAACTAG